The proteins below are encoded in one region of bacterium:
- a CDS encoding glycine cleavage system protein H has protein sequence MLPWAHGFTWDIGHLIFLGIFYSVVLVIFVTVARALWRARQDFKRQKQEEIVWEASFEDLPATARVCRHELRGAVAQRQCDHEFDCRTCSNHPKILAQAPLPAVAAQDKDEEVFGLHLPLDRFYHRGHTWARPEPDGTVTVGLDDLGARLLGEPDGVELPQVGTAVQINGTGWHLRKQKSRLRILSPVAGEVIATGGPGQGWYLRVRPHGDRLDTRHLLRGAEIRPWIMRELERLQFALAPAGVGLTLADGGVPVEDIAKSDPQADWDSALGDLLLQP, from the coding sequence ATGTTACCCTGGGCGCATGGTTTCACGTGGGATATCGGCCACCTCATCTTCCTGGGCATCTTCTACAGCGTCGTGCTGGTGATTTTCGTCACCGTTGCCCGCGCGCTGTGGCGTGCCCGCCAGGATTTCAAGCGCCAAAAGCAGGAAGAGATCGTGTGGGAAGCCAGTTTTGAGGACTTGCCCGCCACCGCACGCGTGTGCCGGCACGAGCTGCGCGGTGCTGTGGCGCAGCGCCAGTGTGACCATGAATTCGACTGCCGCACCTGCAGCAATCACCCCAAGATTCTCGCGCAAGCACCGCTGCCGGCAGTCGCCGCCCAAGACAAAGATGAAGAAGTCTTCGGTTTGCATCTGCCGTTGGATCGCTTCTACCATCGCGGCCACACCTGGGCGCGGCCCGAGCCGGACGGCACCGTCACCGTCGGTCTCGATGATCTGGGCGCGCGCCTCCTCGGTGAGCCGGATGGCGTCGAACTGCCGCAGGTCGGCACAGCCGTGCAGATAAACGGCACCGGCTGGCATCTGCGCAAACAAAAGAGCCGGCTGCGCATTCTGTCTCCGGTGGCAGGTGAAGTGATTGCGACCGGCGGCCCGGGCCAAGGCTGGTATTTGCGCGTGCGGCCGCACGGCGACCGCTTGGACACCCGCCATTTGCTGCGCGGCGCCGAGATCAGGCCGTGGATCATGCGGGAACTGGAGAGATTGCAGTTTGCTCTCGCGCCGGCCGGCGTGGGCCTCACCCTTGCGGATGGCGGCGTGCCGGTGGAAGACATCGCCAAAAGCGATCCGCAAGCAGACTGGGATTCGGCATTGGGAGATCTGCTGCTGCAACCGTAG
- the nrfD gene encoding polysulfide reductase NrfD → MDKHLIPRGVQRSPFWQFLLWMAPWAMVLAVGLYAMYLCFAVGLNQTNMDNRFAFGLWIYLDLTVIALGAGAFFTGFLLYLLRRDELKAVINSAVVLGFICYSGAIVVLMVDVGQPLRAWFTFWHPNVHSMLTEVTFCLTCYLVVLAIEYAPIVLKNRKIRQIPSFLVFEFELHKLMYVFAGVGTFLSFFHQGSLGGLYGVLRGRPFAFREAIGIWPSTFFLFILSAAAVGPSFIMLTTWLVSKLSKKTLVKPEVFRLLAKVSGALLIVYVLFKAVDTLIWINSTSPGAGFPAFEYYSRREFGTWILFTEIVVLGLVPALMLLYRRRHHSMPWLISAAFLACAGVALNRFVMTIQTLALPTLPFDAFLSYVPSWQEVATFMAIVAYGVLVYSLSFRYLSLFPQERELNYAHAGAPENGRTSRWFAFADRNRAARVPAGQW, encoded by the coding sequence ATGGATAAGCATCTCATACCCCGCGGCGTGCAGCGCAGCCCGTTTTGGCAATTCCTGTTGTGGATGGCGCCCTGGGCTATGGTGCTGGCGGTCGGCCTGTATGCCATGTACCTGTGCTTCGCCGTGGGGTTGAATCAAACCAACATGGACAACCGCTTCGCCTTCGGCTTGTGGATCTATCTCGATCTCACCGTGATCGCGCTGGGCGCCGGCGCCTTTTTCACCGGTTTCCTGCTTTATCTCCTGCGCCGTGACGAGCTGAAAGCAGTGATCAACAGCGCGGTGGTGTTGGGGTTCATCTGCTACAGCGGCGCCATCGTCGTGCTCATGGTGGACGTCGGCCAGCCGCTGCGCGCCTGGTTCACCTTTTGGCATCCCAATGTGCACTCGATGCTCACCGAAGTGACTTTCTGCCTGACCTGCTACCTCGTAGTGCTGGCCATCGAGTATGCCCCGATCGTGCTGAAGAACCGCAAGATCCGGCAGATTCCCTCGTTTCTGGTGTTCGAGTTCGAATTGCACAAGCTCATGTACGTGTTCGCGGGCGTGGGCACGTTTCTGTCCTTCTTCCATCAAGGCTCGCTGGGCGGCTTGTACGGCGTGTTGCGCGGCCGGCCCTTCGCGTTTCGCGAGGCCATCGGCATTTGGCCTTCGACTTTCTTCTTGTTCATCCTGTCCGCCGCGGCCGTTGGACCGAGCTTCATCATGTTGACCACCTGGTTGGTATCGAAACTCTCGAAAAAGACGCTGGTCAAGCCCGAAGTCTTCCGTCTGCTGGCCAAAGTCTCAGGCGCGCTGTTGATCGTCTACGTCCTGTTCAAGGCGGTCGACACGCTCATCTGGATCAACAGCACTTCACCGGGCGCGGGCTTTCCGGCCTTTGAATACTACAGCCGCCGTGAATTCGGCACCTGGATTCTGTTTACGGAAATCGTGGTGCTGGGGCTGGTGCCGGCCTTGATGCTGCTCTACCGGCGCCGGCACCACAGCATGCCGTGGCTGATCTCGGCGGCCTTTCTCGCCTGCGCCGGCGTGGCCTTGAATCGCTTCGTGATGACGATTCAAACCCTGGCCCTGCCGACGCTGCCGTTCGATGCGTTTCTGTCGTATGTGCCGAGCTGGCAGGAAGTGGCCACCTTCATGGCAATCGTCGCCTACGGCGTGCTGGTTTACTCGCTGTCATTCCGTTATCTCTCCCTCTTCCCGCAAGAGAGAGAATTGAACTATGCTCATGCGGGAGCGCCGGAGAACGGCCGGACTTCGCGCTGGTTCGCTTTTGCCGATCGCAACCGGGCGGCACGCGTTCCAGCCGGTCAGTGGTAA
- a CDS encoding 4Fe-4S dicluster domain-containing protein encodes MDRTETSKLRYGMVIDLDRCDGCGACMVACAVENNVPPAQPRTNDRTGLTWLRVFKVENGADYPASRSVFVPMPCQQCELETPCVSVCPQNAVEVDQATGIVTQVPVRCLGCRYCMTACPYHARYFNWWDPEWPAGMEKTLNPDVAPRMRGVVEKCNFCHGRLQAARAQAAAEGRREPREDEYVPACVEACPRGAIVFGDLADPNSKVAQLAQQPDTFQFLVRLGTAPKVHYHSRQPWVQRMVEAGLTRTKKESANG; translated from the coding sequence ATGGACAGAACCGAAACAAGCAAATTGCGCTACGGCATGGTGATCGATCTTGATCGCTGCGATGGTTGTGGGGCCTGCATGGTGGCCTGTGCGGTGGAGAATAACGTGCCGCCGGCGCAGCCCCGCACCAATGACCGCACCGGCCTGACCTGGTTGCGCGTCTTCAAAGTGGAAAATGGCGCCGACTATCCTGCCAGCCGCAGCGTGTTCGTGCCCATGCCCTGCCAGCAATGCGAACTGGAGACCCCGTGCGTCTCGGTTTGCCCGCAAAATGCCGTGGAAGTCGATCAAGCCACGGGCATCGTCACGCAGGTGCCGGTACGCTGTTTGGGTTGCCGCTATTGCATGACCGCCTGTCCGTATCATGCGCGCTATTTCAACTGGTGGGATCCGGAATGGCCGGCGGGCATGGAGAAAACGCTGAATCCCGACGTGGCGCCACGCATGCGCGGCGTGGTGGAGAAATGCAATTTCTGCCACGGCCGGCTGCAAGCTGCCCGCGCCCAAGCCGCGGCCGAGGGCCGGCGCGAGCCAAGGGAAGATGAATACGTTCCCGCGTGCGTCGAGGCCTGCCCGCGAGGCGCAATCGTGTTCGGCGACCTCGCCGACCCGAACAGCAAAGTAGCGCAATTGGCACAGCAGCCCGACACGTTTCAGTTTCTCGTGCGGCTGGGCACTGCCCCGAAAGTACACTATCACTCCCGCCAACCCTGGGTGCAGCGCATGGTGGAAGCCGGCCTGACGCGAACCAAAAAGGAGAGCGCGAATGGATAA